The following coding sequences are from one Bufo bufo chromosome 2, aBufBuf1.1, whole genome shotgun sequence window:
- the LOC120990646 gene encoding gastrula zinc finger protein XlCGF71.1-like, whose amino-acid sequence MWEICGKCFTKRSYLVTHERNHTGEKPYSCSECGKRFIDNSSLVRHKRIHTGEKPYSCSECGKCFVNKTNLVIHERIHTGAKPYSCSECEKCFTDNSSLVKHKRIHTGEKPYSCSDCEKCFTTKDKLNIHQRSHRGEKPYSCSECGKCFPHKENLVIHKRFHTGENLYSCSKCGKCFTKNSHLVRHERIHTGEKPYSCLECGKCFKQKSCLVRHQRIHKVEKPF is encoded by the exons atgtgggaaat atgtggcaaatgttttacaaagagatcatatcttgttacacatgagagaaatcacacaggagagaagccatattcatgttcagaatgtgggaaacgtttCATAGATAACTCCAGTCTTGTtagacataagagaattcacacaggagagaagccatattcatgttcagaatgtgggaaatgttttgtaaATAAAACAAATCTTGTTATAC atgagagaattcacacaggtgcaaagccatattcatgttcagaatgtgagaaatgtttcacAGATAATTCCAGTCTTGTTAAACATAAGAGAATCCACACCGGAGAGAAGCCTTATTCATGTTCAgactgtgagaaatgttttactacTAAAGACAAACTTAACATTCATCAGAGAAGTCATAGAGGAGAaaaaccgtattcatgttcagaatgtgggaaatgttttccaCATAAAGAAAATCTTGTGATACATAAGagatttcacacaggagagaatctgtattcatgttcaaaatgtgggaaatgttttacaaaaaacTCACaccttgttagacatgagagaattcacacaggagagaagccatattcatgtttagaatgtgggaaatgttttaaacagAAATCgtgtcttgttagacatcagagaattcacaaagTAGAGAAGCCATTTTAA
- the LOC120991165 gene encoding gastrula zinc finger protein XlCGF49.1-like — translation MTNQREDLIIIKVEDEEERMMGDPPCKNEVKEDILGDVTTENSSKIIKDKAILSLNYKEEAEDVLQRSSGENLITLNVHPGLQSTLPLYNPPNDEDPSLDQLQIVAKNTGQKGDKKFQGSKDSTEQSRLSTHKRIYSEEHPYSCLECGKCFTSKSDLVKHERIHTGEKPHSCSECGKCFTYKSVLVKHNRIHTGEKLYSCLECGKCFTYKSVLVKHEKIHTEEKPYSCSE, via the exons atgacaaatcagagGGAAGATCTGATTattattaaagtggaggatgaagaagagaggatgatgggcgatcccccgtgtaaaaATGAGGTGAAGGAGGACATTCtaggagatgtcaccacag agaATTCCAGTAAAATTATTAAGGACAAAGCTATATTATCACTAAATTATAAAGAAGAAGCTGAAGATGTCCTGCAGCGCTCCTCGGGAGAAAACCTCATTACACTTAATGTACACCCAGGACTTCAAAGTACACTTCCATTATATAATCCCCCTAATGATGAGGATCCTTCTCTTGACCAATTACAGATTGTTGCCAAAAATACAGGTCAGAAAGGGGATAAAAAGTTTCAGGGTAGTAAAGATTCTACAGAACAATCAAGACTTTCTACACACAAAAGAATTTACTCAGAAGAGCACCCATACtcctgtttagaatgtgggaaatgctttacaagTAAATCAGATTTAGTTAAAcatgaaagaattcacacaggagagaagccacattcatgttcagaatgtgggaaatgttttacatataAATCAGTTCTTGTTAAACATaatagaattcacacaggagagaaactatattcatgtttagaatgtgggaaatgttttacatataaatcagttcttgttaaacatgagaaaattcacacagaagagaagccatattcatgttcagaa